A window of Aurantibacillus circumpalustris genomic DNA:
GGTATTAGGAGATAGAGCTGAATTATTTCTCCCTGAAACCAAAGTAAAAAACTGGTTAGGAAAGTTTGGCGCCATTGTATCGCATCTTTTTATGTACAAAGGTTTTGGCGCTTCATCATTTATTTTAGTCCCAGTACTTTGTCTGTTTGGTTTACAAAAAGTAGTTCAACGCAAATTAATTAATGTGGTTTCATTTAATGCTAAATGGCTGTTCATCATGGTATGGAGCTCATTGGCATTAGCATATATTTTCTCTGATAAATTATTTTTTATGGGCGGAGGTTTTGGTTATTTTATGAATGCTAAAATTGCCAATTACGTTGGTGGTTTTGGATTGGGAGCCTTAATCATTTTTTCTATGCTCACGTTTTTGGTATTGAGTATTAATTTATCTTTTAAACTACCAGCCAGAGCTTCGATTATGATGGATGAAGAAACTGAAGAAGAAATGACTTCCAACTTTACAAGTACTTCGCCAGCAAAAGATCCTACTACTGCCGAATTCAATTCTTCACACAATGAATTAAACGAATCAAAACTAACACCCGAAGAAGAAGCGGAGTTATTAAACTTTGAAGTCATCACAAAAAATGATACTTCAGAAAAAATAGATCCTTTGGCTGATTCTTCTTTTGAAGTTATTCAACCTAAGGATGAAGTTATTCCTGTAAATGAAAATCAAGTAGATCTTACTGCCACAGCAAATGACAGTGTTGACAATGGATCTAAAGGAGAACCAGAACTGGAAATTGCAGCGACGGTTAACGAAACAGATATTATTGAAGACGAAAATAAAGCTGAAAAACTAGTAGAGCAATTTGGAGAATATGACCCTACGCTTGATTTGGGTTCATACAAGTTTCCTCATTTCGATTTACTTAATGATTATGGAAGCATTCAAAGTAAAGTAAATCAAGATGAATTGATCGCCAATAAAAATAAAATTCTTGGTACCTTAAAAAATTATGGTATTGAAATTGATAAAATTATGGCGACCGTTGGTCCAACAGTTACCTTATACGAAATTGTTCCTGCGGCCGGTGTGCGTATTAGCAAAATTAAAAATCTTGAAGATGACATTGCTTTGAGTCTAGCGGCTTTAGGAATACGAATCATAGCGCCAATTCCAGGTAAAGGAACCATTGGTATTGAAGTACCAAATCAAACACCAGAAATGGTGCCAATGAAAAATATTCTTGCTTCCGAAAAATTTAATAACTCACAATTTGAATTACCAATTGCTTTAGGAAAAACAATTAGTAACGAAATTTTTATAGCCGATCTTGCTAAAATGCCTCACTTATTAATGGCTGGGGCAACAGGACAGGGTAAGTCTGTAGGTCTTAATGCGGTATTAGTTTCCTTACTTTACAAAAAACATCCTGCGCAGGTAAAGTTTGTGTTGGTTGATCCTAAAAAAGTAGAGTTAACCTTATTCAATAAAATTGAGAGACACTTTCTCGCAAAACTTCCAAACTCCGAGGATGCAATTATTACAGACAACACTAAAGTAATTCATACCCTCAATTCGCTCTGTATTGAAATGGACAACCGTTACGCACTTTTGCAGGATGCGCAGGTGCGTAACATTAAAGAGTACAACACTAAGTTTATCAACCGTAAATTAAATCCAAACGACGGACATAAATATTTACCATACATAGTTTTAGTTGTGGATGAATTTGCAGATTTAATTATGACTGCGGGTAAGGAAGTAGAAACTCCAATTGCCCGTCTTGCACAATTGGCAAGGGCTATTGGAATTCACCTAATCATTGCGACACAACGACCATCTGTAAATATTATTACAGGAACTATTAAAGCGAATTTCCCAGCGCGTATTGCTTTTAGAGTAAGTAGTAAGATTGATAGCCGTACTATTTTAGATTCGGGCGGAGCTGATCAATTAATTGGACGTGGAGATATGTTGTTAAGCACAGGTAATGATTTAATTCGGATTCAATGTGCTTTTGTAGATACGCCTGAAGTAGAAAAAATCACTGAATTTATTGGCAACCAACGTGCTTATCCGAGTGCGTTTTTATTGCCCGAATATGTTGGCGAAGATGGTGAAAGTGGAAAAGATGAAGTAGACTTAAGTGAACGTGATAAGATGTTTGATGATGCTGCTAAGCTTGTGGTGCAGTTTCAACAAGGTAGTGCTTCGTTTTTACAACGTAAATTAAAATTAGGCTACAACAGAGCTGGCAGGATTGTTGACCAATTAGAAGCCGCAGGGTTTATCGGTCCGTTTGAAGGTTCTAAAGCACGTGAAGTTTTGGTAAAGGATATGGCACAAATGGATGAAATTTTGCAAAAAATAAAAAATCGCTAAAAGCTTTGCTGACACTCAACATTTTTCACGTCTCGTTTAATAGCACGTAGAAGGCTTTCAAAAATTACACATAAATTAACAAGTTATCGCTGACGGATTTCGAATCTATATCCTAAGGCCTTATTGGTGTAACGCCTTTAGAGTGGCTGTTTAAGCAAAATGGCAACTGTAAATTGATCTATTAGAGCCGCTATGTAAGCATTAGTTTAATTATTAAACCTTTTTTATCTTTGTTCGTCTATATTGGTGTAACCGTTTTTAAAAAAATATGAAAAAATTATTAGCCTTCCTTTTTTTAGTCAGTACCCTTATTTTTAACGCCCAGGAGCAAGATCCAAAAGCAAAAGCGGTACTTGACGATGTAAGTAAACTTACCAAGTCATACAAAACTATTAATGCTGATATTGTTTTTACAATGTTCGACAAAGACAAAAAGGCCACTGAAAAGCCACAGAATTGGAAAATTCAGGTTAAAGGACAAAAGTTTAAATTAGAAATTCCTGGGACGGTGATTGTGTGTGATGGTAAAACGTTATGGAATTACAATAAGGATGCAAAAGAAGTAACCATTAAGAACTTTGATCCAAACAACGAAGACCAAAATCCAAGCACCATGTTTACGATGTACGAAACAGGATACAAATACAAATACGACAAAGAACAAACTGTTGCTGGTGCCCCAAGTAATTTAATAGATCTCTATCCGGCCATTAAACCCGAAAAGAAAAAATTTCATACCGTAAAACTGGCAATCAGTAAAACAAAAAAGCAAATTGTGCAAATGAAGATGATGATGAAAGATGGTGGCACACAGGTTTACGACATTAAAGCGATGAAGATAAATACCGAAATGCCTGATGCTTTATTTGTATTTGATTTAAAGGGCTTTAAAGCTGATCAGATCAGCGACGAAAGAGATTAATTAACTTTTCAATGAATATTAAGGTCGGTTCGCCGGCCTTTTTTTATGCGTAAATTTTAACCAAAGTGCTATTTAACCGCAGAGTCTCACAGAGTTGATTTTTATCGGCAAATTTCTATTGTAATTTTCATAGCTATTTCCCTCGTCATGAAAATAGGCGACGTTAAACAGCGAGTTTCGCAGAGTTCATTTTCATTTACCTATTCTCAGTCTTACTCCTTTACTCTGCTTACTGTGGTAAAATAGTCTACAGATCTATTCTATAATACAAACTATCAATCGGGTTCGAACTATAATCACTCGGAAGATCGGATATTTTAATCTCTATAAACCCTTTCTTTAGATAAAATTTTTGAGCAGCTATGAATTGATCCATCGTTCCAAGAAAAATTTGTTTAACGCCTTGTCCCCTGCCCCACTCCACACTTTTATTTAATAACAGTGTAGCGGTACTATGCGAACTTCCCCTAAATTCTTTATCCACCATCATCCTTTTTACGACGGCATTTCCGTTTGAGTAAAGTTGCAAACCAACAGTTCCAACTACTTTCCTATCAAAAAGTGCGACCCAAAATTTCTGGTCGGTTAATTGATAAACTTCACTAATGCGTGTGCTTTGTGGTGAGGTAATTGGAATTGGAAATTCTTTTTCGATCCCAAGCATCATATGATTAATGCCGTCCTGATAATCTGGTTTATATTCAACTAGTGTGATCTTTTCCACCTAATTTTTTATTTGCGTAGATGCGTAAAATAAGACTTACCACCGAAAGTACCATTAAAAAGATTCCAAGGTTCGGGTGCCCACCAAATAATTCAAGTACACCAGAAATAAATAATAATCCTACTGCCAAATAACCTAACCAAGGTTTGCTCATTGTATTTGTATTAAATAAAAAAACCTCTCTAAATTTTCAGAGAGGTTTTTTTGAATGAATTAATTTTATTGTTTCTTATCGAAATCTACAACTATTGGAGTAGAGATACATAACGATGAATAAGTACCAATAACACGACCTATTAATAAAGCGAAGATAAATCCACGGATACTTTCTCCTCCGAAAATAAAAATAACAACGAGTACAAAGAATACCGTTAACGATGTTAAGATCGTACGACTTAAGGTACTGTTTAAAGCATAGTTAATTAAAGTATTACGCTCTTCTCCATAAACATCCGTTTTACCGCTGTCTCTTAATTTCTCACGAATCCTATCAAACACAACTACTGTTTCTGTCATGGTATAACCCATAACCGTTAAAATCGCAGCGATAAAATCTTGACCAATTTCTAAAGGAAGAAGTCCATCACAAATAGTATAACATGATAATACAATAAGCACGTCATGGAATAAAGCCACAACCGAACCTAAACCATATTGCCATTTACGGAAACGAACAACAATGTATAAGAACATCATTAAACAAGAAAATAAAATCGCCCCATAAGCACCGTAAACAATGTCAGTTGCGATGGTTGGACCAACCTTTTGTTGTTGAGGAATGGTGTAAGGTATATTCAATGAAGCTAAACCTTTGTTCAACTGCACTTCCACTTCATGATCAGCGTTAGGATTATTATCCGTTACACGGTATGTAGTAGTTATTTTAGCTTTGTTTGAAGTTCCAGCACCAATACTTTTAACTTCAAGCGCTGCATCTGGAAACACTGGTTCTAAAGCTTTCTTAATATCTTCAGTATTCACGTCTTTTTTAAAGTGTACTTGATACGTACGGCCACCTTTAAAATCAACACCTAAATTTAAACCGCCATTTTTAAAATAAAACACAATCCCTAAAACAATGATAGCGGTTGAAACTGCGTAATAAATTTTACGTTTTCCTACAAAATCAAAATGAAGATTTTTAAATGCATTACGCGTTAAATTATTATCAAAAGGAATTTCCATTTTACGCTCTAACATCCATTCGAACATTACACGTGTAATTAGAATAGCCGAGAATAAAGACGTACAAATACCAATAAATAAGGTAGTTGCAAAACCTTGCACCGGACCTGAACCAAATACATAAAGAATTACCGCCAAAATTGCCAAAGTAACGTTAGAGTCAATAATGGAAGACATTGCATGTTTAAACCCTTCTTTAATTGACTGAGAAGTGCTCTTGCCGAGCGTGAGCTCTTCACGTATACGTTCGAAGATGAGGATATTCGCATCCACCGCTAAACCAATAGTTAATACAATACCAGCAATACCAGGTAATGTTAATACAGCACCAAGGGAGGTTAGAATTCCCATGATAAAGAACATATTTGCTATCAAAGCAATGTTCGCTACCATACCAGCCTTATTGTAATACACGTACATGAATACAAGAATTACCAATAAAGCAATACCAAAACTGGTTAAACCTGAATCGATAGACTCTTGCCCTAAAGTAGGTCCAACAATACTTTCCTCAACAATATGAGCAGGAGCAGGTAATTTACCCGCACTTAAAATAGCAGCTAAAGCATCTGCTTCAGAATCTGTAAAGTTTCCTGTAATTTGTGACTGTCCGCCTGAAATCTCTGAATTAACGCGTGGAGCAGAATACACCATGTTATCCATCACTACTGCGATACATTTTCCTTTGTTAGCACCAGTAATTGTTTTCCATTTCTGAGCAGCTTCACTGTTCATACTCATACTGATTAATGGAACACCACCTGATTGTTGCGTATAATCTTTACGTGCGTCAGTAATAATATCACCACTTAAAGCAGCTTTCCCTTTACTGTCAGTTTGTTTAATAGCGAACAATTCGAAATAGCTACCAACAACTTTTCCACTTTCATCCTTTTGTTCCACTTCTTTGGAACCCCACATGAATTTTAATTTTGAAGGGAAAACATTTTTAGAACGCGCAATGCGTAAATAAGCGTTTACCTTTGCAGTATCAGCTCTTGAAGTTGCAATACCAACCGAAGCACCTTCTGCATATCTCTCAGGCTTACCGTCTTTGTCAACTTGAACGCGTCCTTTTAAAGGCACAAGCGGCAATACATTTTGGTAAAACGCATATAATGGCGCTCTCTTTTGAAAACCTTTAATAGCGGTATCTTGTGGATTAACAGAAGCTGTAGCAGCTGCTGTTGAATCTGCCGAAGTTGAATCAGCTTTAGCTACAACATTTTTAGGAGCCAAAGAATCAGCAACAGCAGAGGTATCTCTTTTGGAACCGTGTAATTCTCGGCTAATAATCGCATTTGCTTTGTCTAATAAAGGTGCAATTTCTCCATTTTCATAAGTTTCCCAGAATTCTAGGTTTGCTGTTCCTTGTAATAACTCACGAACACGCGCTTTATCTTTAACACCTGGTAACTCTACAAGTATACGTCCACCAGTTCCTAATTTCTGAATGTTTGGTTGAGAAACACCAAAACGGTCAATACGACTACGGAAAGTTTTTTCTGCATTTCCAATCGATTCTTCAACACGCTCTCTTATAAATTTAATTACTTCTTCATTCGAAGAATTATAACCAATCTTTGATTTATTTTCAATTGTTTGAAACAACGGAGCTAAACGACTATTTGGAGCCGTTTTTTTATAGGTCTTTTCAAACAAAGTGATGAAATCATCATTGTTATTTACACCTAAATTCTTTTGTGTTTCAGCTAAGGCGGCATTAAAAGGAACATCCGTACTATTATTAGAAAGATTTTTTATGATGTCGATAACCGAAACTTCTAACGTAACGTTCATTCCACCACGTAAATCCAGACCAAGATTAATTTCGTTCTTTTTACACTCCTCATATGTGTACTCTGCAACCAGAATGTCGTACACAGTAATTTTCTTCATCGAGTCAAGGTAACGGTCAGCTAGTATTGCTGCATAAGCGTTCAATGAATCCATATTACCGGAAGGATATCTGGCGCTCGCTTTTGATTGGGCGTATTCCCCTGCTTCCTTTTCAACACCCTTAGTAACCCAAGTAAATGATAAATAAAAAATACAGGCCAGAGCTAATAGGATGGCAAATATTTTAATGGCACCTTTGTTTTGCATAATCGTAAATTTCTACAGTAAATTTTTTTAAATTGAGGGTGCAAATATATCATTTTACCCCATATTTCCCAATTTTAGATTAATTTTTTGGTTACTAACAGCTTATCACCAAAATTTTAAAGTTTTAATCAAAACTTAACCCTGTTTTTAAGGGTAAAAAAGTCTTTGCCGGAGGTTCAAAGACATCCTAATTATTTCGCCTCAATCCGTGTTAACAAATCAAAATTAAACAACAGGCAATCTCTATTTTTTGTTACCTTTATTGGCTAAATTTTTATTTATTATGTTTGATTTTCTTAAAAAGCTGTTTGGTACTAAAAGTGAGAAAGATATTAAAAACCTTGAGTCTAAAGTAGAAGAAATAAATTCCATTTTTGCATCACTAAATTCAATTTCAGATAATGACCTGCGTGCTAAATCTGCAGCATTAAAAGCTTCTATAAAAGAGGCAATTAAACCTCAAAATGACAAAATTCTTGAAATCAAAATGCGCATTGACAATGACGTAGATATGGATGTTAACACCAAGGAAGGTCTTTATAAGGAAATTGACGACATTGAAAAAGAAATTACGGAAGAACTTGGAACCATTCTTACAAGCCACTTACCTGAAGCCTTTGCCGTTTTAAAAGAAACAGCCAGAAGATTTAAAGACAATAAAGAACTTTCAGTAACCGCAAATGAATTTGATAAAGATTTATCCAAAACACATAAAAACGTTGAGATAAAAGGTGAGACGGCCAACTATAAAAACACATGGTTAGCTGCAGGTACAGAAATTACATGGGACATGGTGCATTACGATGTTCAGTTAATTGGTGGAATGGTTTTACACGATGGTAAGATTGCTGAAATGACAACAGGTGAGGGAAAAACACTCGTGTCTACTTTACCAATATTTTTAAATGCATTGGGTGGACGAGGCGTACACGTTGTAACCGTAAACAATTACCTCGCCAAACGTGACAGTGAGTGGAACGCTCCTTTATTTCAATTTCATGGCTTAAGTGTAGATTGTATTGATAAACACGAGCCAAATACGGATGAACGTCGTAAGGCATATAACTGCGATGTAACTTACGGGACTAATAACGAATTTGGTTTTGATTACCTGCGTGATAATATGGCGCGCGGTGTGGATGAGCTCGTACAACGCAAACATAACTATGCCATTGTTGATGAGGTCGATTCAGTTTTGATTGACGATGCGCGTACGCCTTTAATCATTAGCGGTCCAACTCCACAAGGTGACAAACATGAATTCATTGAATACAAACCACGTATTGAAAAGTTGGTGAATGTTCAAAGACAATACATTCAAACCTGCATTATTGAAGCCAAAAAATTAATGGCTGAGGGTAAGGAAAAAGAAGCGGGTATTCCCTTATTGCGTGCTTACAGAGGTCTTCCAAAAAACGGCGCGCTCATTAAGCTTTTAAGTGAACAAGGTGCTAGAGCCTTATTACAAAAAACCGAGAATCATTATATGCAGGATCAAAATAAAGAAATGCATAAAATTGATGTTGAACTTTATTTTACAATTGAAGAAAAAAATAATCACGTTGAACTTTCTGAAAAAGGAATTGACTTTTTAACAGGAAACAGTGATGATCCAAAGTTTTTTGTAATTCCAAACGTTGGAGACGAAATAGCTGAGATTGAAAAAGGAATTTCAGATCCAAAAGAAAAAACTGCTGCAAAAGAAGTGGTAATGCGCGAATTCAGTATTAAGAGTGAGCGTATTCATACAGTAAACCAGTTATTAAAAGCTTACACCGTTTTTGAAAAAGATACCGAGTATGTTATTGATGGTGGACAAGTGAAAATTGTTGACGAACAAACCGGTCGTATTATGGACGGTCGTCGTTACAGCGATGGATTACACCAAGCTATTGAAGCGAAAGAAAATGTGAAAATTGAAGCAGCAACGCAAACTTACGCTACTGTAACACTTCAAAATTACTTCCGTATGTACCACAAATTAGCGGGTATGACAGGTACTGCAACGACTGAGGCACAGGAGTTCTGGAGCATTTATAAATTAGATGTTGTAGAAATACCAACCAACAGACCGATCACTCGTAAGGACGAACAAGATTTAGTTTACAAAACGAAACGTGAAAAATATAATGCCGTAATTGAAGAAGTTGAAAAATTAGTAGCGGCAGGGAGACCAGTTTTAATTGGTACTACCACGGTTGAAATTTCTGAGTTATTAAGTAGAATGCTAAAACTTCGTGGCATTAAACACAATGTATTAAACGCGAAACTTCACGCTAAAGAAGCTGAAATTGTTGCGGAAGCCGGTAAGTCGGGAACCGTTACCATTGCAACAAACATGGCTGGTCGTGGAACGGATATTAAACTTGGGCCTGGTGTTAAAGAAGCTGGCGGTTTAGCAATTATTGGTACAGAGCGTCATGAAAGTCGTCGTGTTGACAGACAGTTACGTGGTCGTGCTGGTCGTCAAGGTGATCCAGGAAGTTCTCAATTCTTTGCCAGTTTGGAAGATAATTTAATGCGTTTATTCGGTAGCGAACGTATCGCCTCTTTAATGGATCGTATGGGATTAAAAGAAGGTGAAGTTATTCAACACAGCATGATTACCAAGAGTATTGAACGTGCACAAAAGAAAGTGGAAGAAAATAACTTTGGAATTCGGAAGCGTTTGATTGAGTATGATGATGTAATGAATGCGCAACGTGAAGTAATTTACAAACGCAGAAGAAACGCATTGTATGGCGATAAATTAAGTATCGACATCGCCAACATGATTTACGAAGTGGCAGATGCTATTGTTATTGAGTATCAACCAATAAATGATTACGAAGGTTTTACTTTAGAGTGCATTAAAAACTTTGGTATTGAGAGTCCATTTAACGAACAACAATTCAAAAGTGGCAAAGAAGATGATTTAATTCACCAATTATTTGAGGTAGCCCAAAAACGCTATTTGGAAAAAGCACATCAAATTTCTGAACAAGCACTTCCAGTTGTAAGAGACGTTTACAAAAATCCAAATAACAATTTTGAAAACATTGTAACTCCATTTACCGACGGCATTAAGGTGTTGCAAGTTATGGTGAATCTTAAAAAAGCGTTTGAAAGTAACGGGCGTGAATTGTTTTTAGGTTTTGAAAAAGCAGTAGTTCTTGCGATGATTGATGATTCATGGAAAGAACATTTACGTGAATTAGATGATTTAAAACAAGCCGTTCAAAATGCATCATTGGAGCAAAAAGATCCTTTGGTTATTTATAAGTTGGAGTCCTTTAATCTTTTCAAAGAAATGATTAATAAGGCAAACAAAGAAGTAATTTCTTTCTTAATGAAAGGTGGTTTGCCAAACGAAAATAATAATCAACCTCAGGCACGTTTTACTCAAGAGGCACCGCAACAGAAAAAAGAAAAGTTAGTGGAGACCCGTGACGAACATGCTATTGAAGAACAAAACGCGCAACAAAAACCAAAGTCTCAACCTATTCGTGTGGAAGCAAAAATAGGGCGTAACGACCCTTGTCCTTGCGGTAGTGGTAAAAAATACAAAGCTTGTCATGGTGCAGGTATTGCATAATATTTTAAACGAATTTATTTCTCTATTAATATTTTAGAAAATGACAAAAATTAAATTTGGAACGGATGGCTGGAGAGCTATCATCGCTAAGGATTTTACAGTAGACAATGTAGCACGTGTAACAGAAGCTACAGCGAAATGGATGCTGACTAAAGAGAAAAAACCGACGGTTGTATTAGGACATGATTGTCGTTTTGCAGGTGAACTCTTTGCTGAAACAAGTGCAAAAGTGTTTATTGCAGCAGGTATAAAAGTGTTTTTAGCAAAAGATTTTATCAGTACGCCTATGATTTCTTTAGGCGCGGTGAAATTAAAAACGAGCTTAGGCATTATTATAACAGCAAGTCATAATCCTCCATCATACAACGGTTATAAAATAAAAGGTTCTTATGGTGGACCTTTAGGTCCAGAAAAAGTTCAAGAAATTGAAGATACAATTCCTGAAAAAGCTACCTATGATTGGAATTCGGTGGACTTAAAAAACGCAGAAGCAATTGGATTGCTTGAAATCGTTGCTTTGGAAGACATGTACATTAAACATGTTGAAGAAAATTTTGATTTAAAAGCAATAAAAAACTCTGGTTTAAGTTTTGCTTACGATGCCATGTACGGTGCCGGACAACGTGTTATGCAGCGTTTGTTTCCTGAGATTCATAAATTACATTGCGATAACAATCCGGGCTTTCACGGACAAGCGCCGGAACCCATTCACAAAAATTTAATTGAGTTTAGCGAGTATATAAAAAAGAACGGGAAAATCTCTTGCGGTTTAGCTACTGATGGTGATGCCGATAGAATTGGGCTTTACGACAGCAAAGGAAATTTTGTTGACTCACACCACATTATTTTATTACTGATTCACTATTTGGTAAAATACAAAAACCAAAAAGGAAAAGTAGCGGTTGCTTTTAGCACAACGGTGAAAATTAAAAACATGTGCGAACACTATGGTTTGCCATTAGACGTTGTGAAAATTGGTTTTAAATACATTTGTAACATCATGATAACCGAAGATGTATTGGTTGGTGGTGAAGAAAGCGGTGGTATTGCTATCAAAGGACACATTCCCGAACGTGATGGAATTTGGATGGGATTAGTTATCTGGGAATTTATGGCCAAGACTGGAAAAAGTCTGAACGAATTAATTGAAGAAGTCTACGCAATAACAGGAACTTTTTGTTTTGATAGAAATGATCTTCATATCAACGACGAAATAAAAAATAAAGTTTTAGCAAATTGCAAAAGCGGAGCGTATAAAGAAATTGGCAAATTTAAAGTAAGTCGTGTAGACGATTTAGATGGTTACAAATTCTTTTTCGATGAGAATACCTGGATGATGATTCGCGCGAGCGGTACGGAGCCTGTATTACGCGTGTATGCCGAAGCAGCAAACAGAGCTATTGTAGATGAAATTCTAGCAAGTGCTAAAAAAGTTTTGTTGGGGTAAGCTAATCCTTAACGCTCACTCCTATTTTTA
This region includes:
- a CDS encoding FtsK/SpoIIIE family DNA translocase; the protein is MAAEKKNKFRGEDSIETLVDVEERSIERNDIEDVAKKTVERKNKPKNTQKVSEPKPENAKTVSPAKQKVGLKTHIQQFLTFYNDERTQKIVGLLLILFSAYLTIAFVSYFSSWDVDQDKVLGDRAELFLPETKVKNWLGKFGAIVSHLFMYKGFGASSFILVPVLCLFGLQKVVQRKLINVVSFNAKWLFIMVWSSLALAYIFSDKLFFMGGGFGYFMNAKIANYVGGFGLGALIIFSMLTFLVLSINLSFKLPARASIMMDEETEEEMTSNFTSTSPAKDPTTAEFNSSHNELNESKLTPEEEAELLNFEVITKNDTSEKIDPLADSSFEVIQPKDEVIPVNENQVDLTATANDSVDNGSKGEPELEIAATVNETDIIEDENKAEKLVEQFGEYDPTLDLGSYKFPHFDLLNDYGSIQSKVNQDELIANKNKILGTLKNYGIEIDKIMATVGPTVTLYEIVPAAGVRISKIKNLEDDIALSLAALGIRIIAPIPGKGTIGIEVPNQTPEMVPMKNILASEKFNNSQFELPIALGKTISNEIFIADLAKMPHLLMAGATGQGKSVGLNAVLVSLLYKKHPAQVKFVLVDPKKVELTLFNKIERHFLAKLPNSEDAIITDNTKVIHTLNSLCIEMDNRYALLQDAQVRNIKEYNTKFINRKLNPNDGHKYLPYIVLVVDEFADLIMTAGKEVETPIARLAQLARAIGIHLIIATQRPSVNIITGTIKANFPARIAFRVSSKIDSRTILDSGGADQLIGRGDMLLSTGNDLIRIQCAFVDTPEVEKITEFIGNQRAYPSAFLLPEYVGEDGESGKDEVDLSERDKMFDDAAKLVVQFQQGSASFLQRKLKLGYNRAGRIVDQLEAAGFIGPFEGSKAREVLVKDMAQMDEILQKIKNR
- the secA gene encoding preprotein translocase subunit SecA, translated to MFDFLKKLFGTKSEKDIKNLESKVEEINSIFASLNSISDNDLRAKSAALKASIKEAIKPQNDKILEIKMRIDNDVDMDVNTKEGLYKEIDDIEKEITEELGTILTSHLPEAFAVLKETARRFKDNKELSVTANEFDKDLSKTHKNVEIKGETANYKNTWLAAGTEITWDMVHYDVQLIGGMVLHDGKIAEMTTGEGKTLVSTLPIFLNALGGRGVHVVTVNNYLAKRDSEWNAPLFQFHGLSVDCIDKHEPNTDERRKAYNCDVTYGTNNEFGFDYLRDNMARGVDELVQRKHNYAIVDEVDSVLIDDARTPLIISGPTPQGDKHEFIEYKPRIEKLVNVQRQYIQTCIIEAKKLMAEGKEKEAGIPLLRAYRGLPKNGALIKLLSEQGARALLQKTENHYMQDQNKEMHKIDVELYFTIEEKNNHVELSEKGIDFLTGNSDDPKFFVIPNVGDEIAEIEKGISDPKEKTAAKEVVMREFSIKSERIHTVNQLLKAYTVFEKDTEYVIDGGQVKIVDEQTGRIMDGRRYSDGLHQAIEAKENVKIEAATQTYATVTLQNYFRMYHKLAGMTGTATTEAQEFWSIYKLDVVEIPTNRPITRKDEQDLVYKTKREKYNAVIEEVEKLVAAGRPVLIGTTTVEISELLSRMLKLRGIKHNVLNAKLHAKEAEIVAEAGKSGTVTIATNMAGRGTDIKLGPGVKEAGGLAIIGTERHESRRVDRQLRGRAGRQGDPGSSQFFASLEDNLMRLFGSERIASLMDRMGLKEGEVIQHSMITKSIERAQKKVEENNFGIRKRLIEYDDVMNAQREVIYKRRRNALYGDKLSIDIANMIYEVADAIVIEYQPINDYEGFTLECIKNFGIESPFNEQQFKSGKEDDLIHQLFEVAQKRYLEKAHQISEQALPVVRDVYKNPNNNFENIVTPFTDGIKVLQVMVNLKKAFESNGRELFLGFEKAVVLAMIDDSWKEHLRELDDLKQAVQNASLEQKDPLVIYKLESFNLFKEMINKANKEVISFLMKGGLPNENNNQPQARFTQEAPQQKKEKLVETRDEHAIEEQNAQQKPKSQPIRVEAKIGRNDPCPCGSGKKYKACHGAGIA
- a CDS encoding LolA family protein; this encodes MKKLLAFLFLVSTLIFNAQEQDPKAKAVLDDVSKLTKSYKTINADIVFTMFDKDKKATEKPQNWKIQVKGQKFKLEIPGTVIVCDGKTLWNYNKDAKEVTIKNFDPNNEDQNPSTMFTMYETGYKYKYDKEQTVAGAPSNLIDLYPAIKPEKKKFHTVKLAISKTKKQIVQMKMMMKDGGTQVYDIKAMKINTEMPDALFVFDLKGFKADQISDERD
- the secDF gene encoding protein translocase subunit SecDF, coding for MQNKGAIKIFAILLALACIFYLSFTWVTKGVEKEAGEYAQSKASARYPSGNMDSLNAYAAILADRYLDSMKKITVYDILVAEYTYEECKKNEINLGLDLRGGMNVTLEVSVIDIIKNLSNNSTDVPFNAALAETQKNLGVNNNDDFITLFEKTYKKTAPNSRLAPLFQTIENKSKIGYNSSNEEVIKFIRERVEESIGNAEKTFRSRIDRFGVSQPNIQKLGTGGRILVELPGVKDKARVRELLQGTANLEFWETYENGEIAPLLDKANAIISRELHGSKRDTSAVADSLAPKNVVAKADSTSADSTAAATASVNPQDTAIKGFQKRAPLYAFYQNVLPLVPLKGRVQVDKDGKPERYAEGASVGIATSRADTAKVNAYLRIARSKNVFPSKLKFMWGSKEVEQKDESGKVVGSYFELFAIKQTDSKGKAALSGDIITDARKDYTQQSGGVPLISMSMNSEAAQKWKTITGANKGKCIAVVMDNMVYSAPRVNSEISGGQSQITGNFTDSEADALAAILSAGKLPAPAHIVEESIVGPTLGQESIDSGLTSFGIALLVILVFMYVYYNKAGMVANIALIANMFFIMGILTSLGAVLTLPGIAGIVLTIGLAVDANILIFERIREELTLGKSTSQSIKEGFKHAMSSIIDSNVTLAILAVILYVFGSGPVQGFATTLFIGICTSLFSAILITRVMFEWMLERKMEIPFDNNLTRNAFKNLHFDFVGKRKIYYAVSTAIIVLGIVFYFKNGGLNLGVDFKGGRTYQVHFKKDVNTEDIKKALEPVFPDAALEVKSIGAGTSNKAKITTTYRVTDNNPNADHEVEVQLNKGLASLNIPYTIPQQQKVGPTIATDIVYGAYGAILFSCLMMFLYIVVRFRKWQYGLGSVVALFHDVLIVLSCYTICDGLLPLEIGQDFIAAILTVMGYTMTETVVVFDRIREKLRDSGKTDVYGEERNTLINYALNSTLSRTILTSLTVFFVLVVIFIFGGESIRGFIFALLIGRVIGTYSSLCISTPIVVDFDKKQ
- a CDS encoding GNAT family N-acetyltransferase; translation: MEKITLVEYKPDYQDGINHMMLGIEKEFPIPITSPQSTRISEVYQLTDQKFWVALFDRKVVGTVGLQLYSNGNAVVKRMMVDKEFRGSSHSTATLLLNKSVEWGRGQGVKQIFLGTMDQFIAAQKFYLKKGFIEIKISDLPSDYSSNPIDSLYYRIDL